Below is a genomic region from Polyodon spathula isolate WHYD16114869_AA chromosome 26, ASM1765450v1, whole genome shotgun sequence.
AAAAAGTAACTCTTGAATAACCCTCTTTTAAAGCActtttgtaccccccccccccctttctaaaAACAGAGGCTGTTGTGAGTCTGTTTCATGTGCAATTGAGGCATAGCTTTACACAATTATTAATGCCGAAAGCTTGTTTAATTGCACAGACCTGCAGGTATAATGTTTTATTCTATAAGCAATATTAGACAGAAATGAATATAACATCTCTGGgtgattgtgtttttctttttagaagtCTCTACTAATGCTCCTGCTGCACTATAAGTATATTtattgttgtactgtactgtcggGATCCGACAGAACTTTTAGATTACAGTAGCCTTACTTCCTGCTGAGGTCGGTCTATTAAATGAATTGTCTCCAAAGTTCAGTTTGCAAAGAGAAGTTGCTGCTATTTCTGAAGGTCCTTTTAAACCCTCCTTTTAGTACGAGCAATAAGAGAACGGGGGTCTTCTTTTTCCTGGAAAGCCTCATTGTTAGAGGTTTGATATTTGCAGTCAGTAATAAGTGTAGTTTttgggtgtgttttattttccttagaAAATGTTCATCCTATCTGGAAAATGTTCCCCGGTGTGTTTGAGATTGCACGTGTTCACTTAGAAACTTTGGACAATACAGGGATACATGTTTTGCTTTTCAGTTAAACTGAAATCAGTAgaagcattaaaaacacaaaacacactgcaggAGAAGAAGTCTTTATCGTTTTTTTAATGTTTCGACAAAGACAGTAAAGACCTTCTAAATGTTTGTCCAAGATGTGACTTAAGTTTGAAGTGACGAATGACTTATAATCTTTACTGTTGCAacgctgaaaagaaaaaaaaaaacacctttaaaatatGTCTTCTAAGATGTAAATATGACACTGTGTCTCCGATGTATATTAAAGACAGTGGTACTTGCTCAAGATCAGGCAAGCAGGCTGAAAGGATGCACCTGTCCTCCCTCCCTGCATGCTGCTCAGGATGATCAGTCTGGTTGTTTAGGTAAGCTAGGTGATGTACTGGaatgaattgcactttttaaaatgtggttgCCTCCTGTGTTGGATTCAGGTTCTGAGCATACATGCAAGAGTTCTTTCTGCTCAGCTGTATCTCTTTCAGCCCTGCACCTGTGCTGGGGTCTAGGAACGTCCACTCGACTGTAAAGACACTGGAGTATTGCAATTGGTTTATCTTGGGGGCGGCCATTCTGTATAGTTGCTCAGGTCTCCGGTTTCCTAAAATGATTTTTACACCGTCTGTTTAAATAATTGTTGGCATGAAATAGGACTCCAGCTGCATAGCAGTTTGTGCTAGTCCTGGATTTACCTTGAGCTTAATCAGCCCGTACTAAGCAAATCTTAGCGAGAGAGAACTCGGGTGGGGCTGAATTAACTccaagtaaaacctggaatggctcaagctgctgtgcaatgggagtcttgcttTTGTCCCTGATATTTGATATCCAGATCAGTAGGACTTGCGCTAGACTACTGGGGCCTGAGAAAGACCTTTTCAAAAGCAGCTTGGGTTCAGTCTTGTGTAAGCAAGAGGTGGTATTTTTAAATGGGCTGTTGTGTTACACTGTGTGATACACAATTACAGGCTCAGTGCCTAGTGAGAGCCCATCTCCTCCATTTGCTGTGTTCATCAGGGGAAATTGTCTGGGGGTGTTGCCAGTCttgttgtgttatttgtgttttatttttatgttatatatattaaattaatgtaatatatatatatatatatatatatatatatatatatatatatatatatatatatatatatatatatatatatatatatatatccgagtATCGACGACTACAGTACAACTAAATGCTGCTGATGttcatgttgatttaaaaaatgcatttcttggTGATGGATATATAATCTATTTGAGGCAATCTGAGAAATAAATGACAAGACTATTTTCACAATATCTGCATCTTCTCCTTTTTACACCATAATCTTATTCTGAGAACCCCCCCCATAGAGTTAGGAAACCACAAGAACTCGCATGGCCTCCCTTTCTAAAATCCGGGAGAGGGGGGTGTTGAATCTGAGGCGTGGAACGCGATGATGCGTCTGACCTTCCATTCCCGATGACATCACAATGGTTTGAAGACTCTGCTTCTGCCTGTGCAGTTCTGTAGCGGTGACTTGTTCATTGACAACTCTGAATAGCAGCAGAAGTGTTCAGACTTTTTTAAATAGCGCTGCAACACAGAATTCTGAGTCGTCTTCCACATTTTAACAATTAGGGTTGTCACTGCCAGCAGGGTCTATGGTAAGAACAGGATCAGTCAGATTCAGTCAGCCAGTTTAATATAGATTGAGAATTCAGTACTAGAATATAGGTCGCTGAAGACATAATTTACATGGACAATAGTGTTTGTAACGAGTTTGTTTTATAAAGGTAATCCTGCTGCAGAGTTTACATATTCACTGAACTGTCCTTTTTGATTTCCATGACTTCACAGTGGTCCTAACTGTGCTTTACTCTGACTGAATGCTCTTGAAGTTTAAACtttgactaaaaaaaataataatcatagtaTGTGCATGAGGCACATTCCATCAAGTATTACATATTTACTCTACATGAACAGTGAATGTTTAAAAGCATCTTTGCCGCCTATTGCTTTGGGAATTTTGAATATGGCTTTGAAAAGGACAGTTGTATTCTGCATGTCACCTCTTCTCAATATGGAGGGGAACACAGATAGAGGAGGTCAAACAGTAAAGATGCAAGAAGTAAAAGTATGCATAATTACAGTCCAGAGGCAGTACGATGAGAGAGTGTCTCTTAGCTGTCTTATTATTGCACCAGAGACTGGACAGGGTCCTGGTGAAGCAGGAGCTTTATAGCGTGCTCATACCACTAATGCCAGAGGGTACGAGGATGCACAGAAAGGTAATGCtttgtaaacaatgaaaataacatttaaagttCAAGACATGCCATTGATATTTAATAATTGATAATAAATAACTATTAATAATGCAAGGCTTAGGATAGTTGATATAATTGTACTTCAGTGTTCTCAACAGTCAGAGGATCGTGAAGCCCGGGTTTGATTCTGGCTCTTAGGATGTGCCAAGTGGCCAAAGATGGCATTGCAGCGAAAAACACGGACACCAGAGGTTTCGTTTGCAAACTTTCGCTTTtcctttttattcttttaaagttccaagaactgaactgaacaaaatcataacaaaacacaattttaaagaaaacaaataactttttacaaaataaaatttaaaaaaatatccaggTGCAGGATGAATAAACTGTTTTTGGTAGTAAAACAGCaaagatatagagagagagagagagagagagagaaagagagagcgagctATGTCTAGCCTGGATGCTCACGCAGTGCCCATCTCTCATTACTCTAGCCCAGCCTTCCTTCTATACTGAGGTTGAAATCGCTcttccctttaaaagaaactgaaatcaAACAATTAACTTTAAAACCTATTTACATACATTTAGCAACTATTGTATAAATATATCATAAAGTTATCACTATGTTGTATGTTAAAATTCCGCCtagaattatttaaataaatgagcaattatatttcttttttataaatcaCAACACCACTTTAACTTTATTCACAGCATGGTCTGCTCTTGAGTTACACAGGGGTAATGTTCAATTTTTTCTGCGCATCGCAAGCAGGCTTTACGGTACAACCGAGGTCTGATCTGCCCCTCACAAACATGGCGCCGCCTGTGCACCACACTGCTAACGAACCTCATTAACAAACCAGTAAGTATCTGCCTTTAAtctctattttaatttagttttaattgtatgGACAGTGTAAGTTTCTGAATAACAAACTACGCGTTTCTCTGCGAATGTGCGCCTTCGCAGGGAAACACGCACCGAGCATTCACACCGCCttaaaaaatgaattttgaatgtttgtctTTCTTCCTTTTCTTGGCGTCCACACGCGGCCTCCTCCAACCCCACAGGTAAGTGCAGTATTTATACTTTGTGCAATTGCTGATTTAAAACAACTgatatgcatttaaataaatgcaatatacagtattgttgttTGTGTTGCGTTCTTAACAAGTTAGCTTGTTGCGAGTTTTGGTCTTCTTTTTTTAAGGGATGGGACGTGGACCCTGACATTGCACCGCGGGCTGTCCACATTGTAGACAGAGCTGCTTGTTCTCTGAAGCTGCAGCAGAGAGTGTGAGAGCAGGCGCTCTGCACCGGGGGGGTGGTGAGTCCTGCAGGGAGGGGAGGCGCTGCTCTCCTCAGATTATGCCATACTGAGCCAGCTCGTGGAGCTCCAGGTGACTGAAAGCTTCCCATGGGCAGATGTCATGGAAGTCTGAAAGGAGGTAAAGAAAAATTGATGACTTTGAAAAGTTTATAAAACAGATCATCTATTTCTGCATGTTGATTTAGGCAGTAGAAACTCATTTGCGTACTTGTTCCAAGGCCCTCCATCCCAGGAATGTCGTCcccaaaactgcaaaatgaattaaaaaaataaaaataaaggaaaaatgaaTGACAGTGTCCCGCGATGAGCCAGACCATTACCTAGCTTCATCTCAGGACAGTTTTTAAACATAATGTGAAACACTTGTGTTATTGTATCTACTCATGCAGATAACTAACACGTTCTTGTTTCATGCAGTCTACCAGTTTTACTGCAGGACCTGATCGTGGTTCTGGTACTTACCCGAGTACTCCTTTCTTGGGAGGCTTGCTCTTGAATTGTCTCGTCTGCCTCTGTTTGAATTTGGGGGGTCCTTTCCGCGGGCTGGCTGGGGGCCTCATCACATTGGTGGTGTTGGTATTGGAGCCGCTCCCAATGGTCATGTTTCAGGAGAGAACCGCTAGAGAGACTGAGACAGAACAGAAACATCAATCCATTACAATCACGGCGTGCTTTCACAAAGGAGTTATTCTGCTTTGGAAATTTTGAATGTGGCTTTGAAAAGGACAGTTGCTTTCTGCATGTCACCTCTTCTCAAACAGTAAAGATGCACGTGAGGCAATGCATGCTCCCTGTCTGAAAACTAGCCAAAGAAGAACTGTATGATTAACTTACTGGATTCAAGCAGCGTGGACTTGTGCTTTATTAATGGGGCCACGTTGTTGTTTCAGATACCAGTAACTCTCCTGAGATAAGACGAGTCTATAAACTGACACTTAGCAGTTACAGCAGTTTTAATGAGGCAATATTAAAACAGTACCACAGTATAACAGCTGCTGCAGAAAATGTACTGGCTTGAACAAAAGCATGCATACTTACAGTCCAGAATGTTGTGATGCAGGGCAAGCAGTGCGCTGAGAGAGGCGATGAAAGAGGCTCTTAACTGTCTTGTTGTTGGACTCTTATTCCATGCACTGCCTTTATAGTGTGTCAGGCTTATTTGCTGAATCACTAATGCCGTGCTCAGGCCCGGGGGGAGGGGTACGGGGGGATTAACCCTTCCCACCCTGGCTGCCTGCACACCTAAATCCTTTGAATAGGGTGTGTACACGTGGGGAATGTTTCCAAAAGCGTGCAGCTGATACAGTTCAGCGAGCTCAAGCATTACGTGCACCTCACATTAGTGGCTGATGAGACACAGTGAAAAGAGAGAATAGAAAGATGCCTGTCTTGGTGGTGCATAGGGGTAGCACTTGCAGTTTCTATGGACGAGGTCTCTGGTAGGTTTTCACGCTGCCAAAAGTCATTTCCCCCtttaagaaaagtttttttttttttctttcgccAATCATTTTCTCAAGAAGTAAAATCGGCAATGCGAAGAAATTTTACTTTTGCGATAAATATATTCTTAATTATTTTCTTCTAATAAGGggattatttattaataatcctAATATGTTactgtggtcacttcctgtgctgtgtgatacactttTTGGATGTAAAGCTGATTTGCTAAAGCTGATTCCATGCAGCGCTTGCATGATTtgatttatttctagtttttaagCTGTGGTAAATCCATATGCAGGTGGATTGTGCTACCCACAAAGCACTGCAATCGTTTCCATCATGCTGGTCACAATAGAAGCACAAGTTTATCCTTGCTTAGATTTCTATTCCACACCTTTTGCAACATGACCTTTATTCGGCGGGGTCAGTTTTAATGTCTAAACAGTGTTGGCCCTATTCAATGGAATCAGCCTGAAGCAGAAATGAGAGCATGCAGCAGGTAGCTAACCCCACACAGCTGGCATTACTACAGGTGCTTTGTCATCAAAAGATTGCGCTTCTGAGGTTAGAAAAAGATTGATTCAGGGAAATATGACGCAGGCCAGTGTTTAGCCTTTGATATAAGCATTAATTCCGCCACGGATAAACATACTGAAAGGATGCATGTGCTGCTGCAGCCCTTCACACCTGAccagttttctttgtgtttttttaaatacagttggaTTTAGAATCCCTCTCTCTCACCATTATTCGTGTTAGATTGGATTTGACATACTGCGCAGCCAGCTTCGAGGTGcagcatgcttttattttatccTAAAAGGTAATATGCAAATGACGGGTCTGAAAAGCAGCTGGTGTGTGTTGAAGCCTGCACAGTGGAAGGGTAAGGATACACACTGCAGATCTGGAGTTGTGAGTAAATTGGACGGTTCTCAATCCTGAGCAGTGTTTTATCAGTCCAGGTTGCTGTGGCTCACTCTGTGCATCCCCAGAGAAAGACCCTGTCAGAACCAGCAGCTCTGTTTATCCACATTCACAACACAAGGTACGTTTCCAATCCGGATTAGCGATCTCAAATGCTCCTCTATTTATACCCGGCAGTGCTGTGTCAGCATTGCAAAGTATAACTGAGCCTTTACTTAAAATCTACCGCTCCCCCAGTGGAATGGAAAAATACTGTGCAGTGTGTCCAGTGGCAGCTACAGCCTGGGGCAGCTTTCCAATCCTGCTGCTCTGTATTCCTACACAAACTATACTTCACAGCATTGTGAGCCCACAGCCCTTTGCAATGTGAGGGGAGTGACAGGACAGGAAAGTTAAGACCTATAGAGCTGAGCTGTCTACGAACAGCATTATTAACTACATAACTTGTGCAATGGCTTTTCAGTCTTCATATTAGCTGAGAGTTTTTGCAGGGTTCGGTCTGCCTCGCAATGATGACAGAAGTTGGCTTGTGTTGATTGCAGAATTCCTAAGTATCTTAAACTCAGTAATCTTATTAGAGTTTAGATCCTGCTGTAGTCTTCATTGCAACTGAGCCCTGGAAACATGCGTCTTACTGTTTGTATTATAAGAGATTGCACACGTGGTGCTGAATGGAAGCAGGTTCATTGTTATCGGTGGTGGTGTGAGTGCCAGTACGAGTGCTTCATTTGAATGCAGAAAGGATGCAAGCTCACAAGCTGTTGATCTGCCATTGCTTAAACCAGAACCTGATGAAATCAAGTGCTGCTTTGGGAGCCGTGCAGCTGTCAGGCATTCAGATCAGCAGGACAAGCCCTTCGCCGAGTCTGCGTACCTTCATAAGACTGCCGTTACTGGTTTGTGTTAAAGGGGGAATTGAGCCAGCGGCATGtaattttaacatgtaaaaataaccattaaacaaaGCAGGGTGGACCAATTAATAACATGTAAAAATGCCTTGAACCTTCAAATTCTAACTGTTTCTGGGGGATAAAGGACTGCCTTGTAAAGGAGGAGCACAGTGAATACCAGGTCACCTACCTGTGTAGTTAACAGCACAGACTCATTTTACTGTAAGCACActacatgcatgataaaaatgtttgttttcacaaGAGGATCCACCTGTTCTCCAGCGAGTGCCTCAGCTTCGCTCTCACTCAAAACCACCCTCTCAGTGCTGCTTGTGTCGTCACCATTCCGAACCTGGCTATCAGGCTCCCCCTTCTGGACGTGAAGACAGCATTTCTGTGATGTATGTGAAAGTATTGTGCAACAATGCACAGTATGTgtacccccctcctcctcctcctccctgcccccaccccccaaaaccaCAGCATAGCCCCAGATTTgagaattataataaaaatagtttattcaagAGGCTTATTGGTTCTTGGTAGATATGTTGAACATGCATTTGTTCAAACATCATCAAAATTTGCACACAACCAACTATCCATAATAAAACGAAAGCAGCACTTCTGTTCTCAGTGTTTTTAAATCGTCCCATTGCTCTGCACACCTCCTCATATACTGTGGGCTCTCCCAGTGAAGCCTGTTGAACCCAGCTATGATGTAGCGACAACTCATACACAAGCTTTTACACTGGCATGTTAATAGAGCTCTGTAGACAATATGCAGAGGGCAATCCAGGCATGTTCTTCGAGTGCTGCAGTTATTCCACTAAGGgatcccccaaaaaataaataaataaatctagcaTCGAGGGGCTGAACAGAGCGATCGTTGTGCGGAGGTAAAACAAAGGTGAAAAAACTGCTCTAGATTTACTAGACTGAGCTTCCCCtattttaaacagttaataataataataataataaatatgaaatctAAAAGTGGTGTTTTCTGTAtgttaaatacaaattcaaaaacgAGCTGAAAAGCGATCGGatcaaaatgcaatttaaaaaaaaagaaaaatgtacctCAAAGGAAATATGTTTTTGGTCACATCAGTTAGTTATGACACGGGCATGTGGTGTTCTGCAAATCAGCCTCTTTCCAAGAATGTGAAGAGCCGGATTGCACTTTGTAATAGTGGTCGTCCTTGCATACCAGATGCTCTCCCTTGACTTGCACTACAAACTTCTGCTTTTACATGTGTGCTCTGCTTCCTCCATGCGGCATCAGAAAAGCAGTGAACTGCTTCTGCTGTGcttcagtatttcaaaatgtcgTCTAAATGCATCCTGCATGCACAGACCATGCTGCTCCAGCAAGTCATTTATTTCTAACTTGGTCGTTTTTAGGCGTAGCTGGGCCAGCTGTCATTGTAAAAGTGCTTCTATAAAATCACTACAGTAATATCATTACCAGGTGATTTAACATTTTTGCACACGTGAATATACAGCAGTGTACACATTGCATCAGAACATCTCAAGATGTGTGattgatatcctttatatacctgtcTGCATGAAAACACCTCAGGGATATAGAAACAATCGGCACTCCTGTGTGAAGATGTTAGACAACTTTGCGCTTTAATTAGGTATCTGAAACTTCTAAAatgtctcctgcattttaccattttagagtggtttgatttcatatatacaacaaataaaagttacagaagcaatggggtgttctaatatacctgcacactgctgtacattgAACTGGCAGacgagcagagcagagcagagcagagcagagcagagtagagcagagcagagcagagcagactAGAGCAGAGCATTACTGCATCTGTGTCCAGCAAACCCATGGCTTGATCATGGCTGTCTAGCATTGTGTGGACTGGGGTGATCACTGCTGTTCACTGACACCAAACTCATTGTTCTGAGAGGTTTCCTGCTGCCATGCTTGACTTTGTAGAGAGGGGCCACTTCACTACACAGTCTGAAACAGTCTTGTCTGAAAAGACCTGAGTCTTTCATTTTGAGAGAGGTGCCAGTCTCATTAATCCAGTCTAGCTCTGCATTCGCAGGGAATTGGAAGTGTGGTTTCTGCTAATGGGTTCCAATGGGGGGCGTGACTCTTGTGTTGTGAAAATGGCCACACTTTTAGAGTGTAGTGTGTGCTTTTGCAGTGAAGAGAACGGCCATGCTGTGTCACCCATGCAGTTTGCTCTGCAGCCATGCCTGTATTCAAATGATAGTTCTCTTCAGACACCAGTCTTCGATTTGCTTACATTGCAGTAAAGAACAGGAACTGCTATCTGCAGGAGCAAGTGCTGGGTTTAGACGCTGGCGATTTATATTCTGCAGCCACAGAAAACGCTTGATAGCGGATGGTACTGCATACCTCCTCTTCCTTATCGGAAAGACAAAAGACCTTATCTCTGAGCTCAACAGCCACTTCTGTTACAGCCTGCTAGTCACTGCACTGCAGTGGGATCAAACGTGACAATGAGCTGGTAGAGCAATAGGGTTTCTTTTCAGGACTCCCATTAAACCCCTAGTAAAACCAGAAGTGGATCAAACTGATATGCAACAGGAGACTTAATGCCATCGCTGATGCCCTGCACATCATACATCCTTTCAAACTATCTGAGCTAATCTCAAGGTCAAGTTAGTCAATAAAGAAATtacattctatatatattttgaagCCGTAGAAGGCTACGTTTCCATGGGGATGTAGAAATCCTGTTCTGTTGCCTCTGCAATGCCCATCAATATATTATTACCCTGTTTTA
It encodes:
- the LOC121300985 gene encoding retinal cone rhodopsin-sensitive cGMP 3',5'-cyclic phosphodiesterase subunit gamma-like, producing MTIGSGSNTNTTNVMRPPASPRKGPPKFKQRQTRQFKSKPPKKGVLGFGDDIPGMEGLGTNFHDICPWEAFSHLELHELAQYGII